The following are from one region of the Nitrospirota bacterium genome:
- a CDS encoding Rne/Rng family ribonuclease → MANEIIINHTLDEVRVGVLEGGQLVEFYVERKKEASMVGNIYKGKVVKILPGMQSAFVDIGLEKAAFLYVADIKTESEDFTAFLEETDVPIEIPTRKSRGELTISELIQEGQEVIVQVSKDPIGTKGARSTSYITIPGRYLVLMPTIEHIGISRRIENPEERQRLRSIVESIKPKGYGLIVRTASEGANQEELQHDMEFLMLVWDNIHKKKEKVSAPALLYSDLDLSFRSVRDLLSNDVERLVIDSKDEYENILDFVKNFFQKLLNKIELYDRKEPIFDAFGIELDIYKGLDRKVWLKSGGYIVIDQTEAMTVIDVNTGKYVGKKDLEDTILKTNLEAVKEIAYQIRLRNLGGIIIIDFIDMELQENRDKLYLAFVETMKKDRAKNTIFNVSELGLIQMTRKRIRESLGRTLCESCPMCEGKGFVKSAKTISYEIFRRLKKAPIHKGAKVVISAHPIVADYLSDEQRAGLEEFEVTHDVAVIVKADSRLHRENAEISVV, encoded by the coding sequence ATGGCAAATGAAATCATAATAAACCACACCCTTGATGAGGTACGGGTGGGGGTGTTAGAGGGCGGGCAGCTTGTTGAGTTTTATGTGGAGCGAAAAAAAGAAGCCAGCATGGTCGGCAATATTTATAAGGGCAAAGTGGTAAAGATACTGCCCGGTATGCAGTCGGCATTTGTGGATATTGGACTGGAGAAAGCCGCGTTCCTTTATGTAGCCGATATTAAAACCGAATCAGAAGATTTTACAGCTTTTTTAGAAGAGACCGATGTTCCGATAGAAATTCCAACACGAAAAAGCAGAGGCGAGCTTACAATCAGCGAACTTATTCAGGAGGGACAGGAGGTAATAGTACAGGTATCAAAAGATCCGATAGGGACTAAGGGTGCCCGCAGCACTTCTTACATAACAATTCCCGGGCGCTACCTCGTGCTTATGCCGACAATCGAGCACATTGGAATATCCCGCCGGATAGAAAACCCCGAGGAAAGACAGCGGCTTCGTTCCATCGTGGAATCAATAAAACCTAAAGGGTATGGCCTTATTGTTAGAACAGCAAGCGAGGGCGCCAATCAGGAGGAACTCCAGCATGATATGGAGTTTTTGATGCTCGTTTGGGATAACATTCACAAGAAAAAGGAGAAAGTTTCCGCCCCTGCGCTATTGTACAGTGATTTAGACCTTAGCTTCAGAAGTGTCAGAGACCTACTCAGTAACGATGTCGAGCGCCTTGTCATTGACTCAAAAGACGAGTATGAAAACATACTTGATTTTGTTAAGAATTTCTTCCAAAAGCTGCTAAATAAGATAGAGCTTTATGACCGCAAAGAGCCCATTTTTGATGCCTTTGGCATAGAGCTTGACATATACAAGGGGCTTGACCGCAAAGTGTGGCTAAAATCCGGCGGCTACATCGTGATAGACCAGACGGAGGCCATGACGGTTATTGATGTAAACACCGGTAAGTATGTGGGCAAAAAGGATCTTGAAGATACGATATTAAAAACAAACCTTGAAGCCGTAAAAGAAATAGCGTACCAGATACGGCTAAGAAACCTGGGCGGCATAATCATTATAGACTTCATAGACATGGAACTGCAGGAAAACCGTGACAAGCTCTATCTTGCCTTTGTTGAGACAATGAAAAAGGACAGAGCCAAAAACACCATATTTAACGTATCGGAGCTTGGCCTGATTCAGATGACAAGAAAGCGGATACGGGAAAGCCTTGGACGCACACTTTGTGAAAGCTGTCCGATGTGCGAAGGAAAGGGGTTTGTCAAATCCGCTAAGACGATAAGTTATGAGATATTTAGGCGATTAAAGAAGGCTCCCATCCACAAGGGCGCAAAGGTGGTTATATCGGCCCACCCCATAGTGGCAGACTATCTGTCTGATGAGCAAAGGGCTGGCCTTGAGGAGTTTGAAGTTACCCATGATGTAGCGGTAATAGTAAAGGCAGATTCGCGGTTACACAGGGAAAATGCAGAAATATCCGTGGTATGA
- a CDS encoding EF-hand domain-containing protein, with amino-acid sequence MSTVGAVGSGLSPYDFLNALGGNTSSSSSTSSFLSDLSSAAKTDESSINSDAKNLVSGLDTDGDGKLSSTEFTAKGLSSDAFSSIDKNGDGYVTADELTNAYYSQRINQATSSMMSQFDTDGDGSLSSKEATAAGITSDLFKSLDTDGDGKLSAKELNDANPQQSMLHKYKALIEGITGSTSSTSTTSMTA; translated from the coding sequence ATGTCAACAGTAGGTGCAGTTGGTTCAGGGTTATCACCGTATGATTTTTTGAATGCATTAGGAGGAAACACATCCTCCAGTTCATCCACAAGCTCATTTTTAAGTGACTTATCAAGTGCAGCGAAGACGGACGAAAGTTCTATAAATAGTGATGCAAAAAATTTAGTTAGCGGTCTTGACACAGATGGAGACGGCAAATTATCGTCCACGGAATTCACAGCTAAAGGACTTTCAAGCGATGCCTTTAGTTCTATAGATAAAAATGGTGATGGTTATGTAACAGCGGACGAACTGACAAATGCTTATTACAGCCAGCGGATAAATCAGGCGACATCCTCCATGATGAGTCAGTTTGATACAGACGGAGACGGTTCTTTAAGCTCTAAAGAAGCAACAGCAGCCGGCATTACAAGTGACTTATTCAAAAGCCTTGACACTGACGGAGATGGTAAATTAAGCGCAAAAGAGCTAAATGATGCCAATCCACAGCAAAGCATGCTTCACAAGTATAAGGCATTGATAGAAGGAATCACAGGTTCAACTTCAAGTACAAGCACTACAAGTATGACAGCGTAG
- a CDS encoding molybdopterin-dependent oxidoreductase: MIHRSVCRSCHGGCGALVYVENGKVVKVKGDPDSPISRGYMCVKGLKAHEIANHPDRLKTPLKRIGERGQNKWTEISWDDALDEISGKVSELKSTFGPETIAIGQGTGRHHYMHVVRFANALGTPNWYEPGLAQCFIPRITVSHLTYGGFVVGDYYGSVKPKCILFWAHNPLVTSADGELAPAVMRALHGECETISVDPRRTETGKRCKLWLPLRPGTDAALALAMINHIMKQNLYDSDFIEQCTVGFSELKDHVSKYTTAWAQGITQVAAKDIEKAAEIYASVKPGILDWGLGLEQNSNSLQTVRAVAILRAITGNLDVPGGDILGMNILKNYPVLKDKLPAESSQKRIGAEEFKLLSGWRAYMPSAHIPGLFKAIDEGIPYRVRALLLFGNNPLLTVSNPKRTLSALRKLDLLVATDLFMTPSALQADYVLPAAFWPEINHLMGIPLVVENYVYAQRALTSYYSARQDEWIIDELSKRLSLPSQDMSYMDIFNHQLGNIGTGFEELAKKGSHCPPHEYYKYKTKGFRTPSKKVELYSSVLKRMGYAPLPDYVEPPESPVSTPELLNDYPYVLITGGRCREFFHSEHRQIKGLRERHPDPLVELHPETAKAAGVADGDRVTVSSPRGEIRMTAKVTVDIAPKVISVEHGWWFPEDISTASAPDEDSLFRSNANVLTSDTPPYDPAFGSYRLRGLLCSIKKT, encoded by the coding sequence GTGATACACAGAAGCGTTTGCCGTTCATGCCACGGAGGTTGTGGCGCTCTTGTTTATGTGGAAAATGGCAAGGTAGTTAAAGTCAAAGGTGACCCAGACTCTCCCATAAGCCGCGGCTATATGTGTGTAAAGGGGCTTAAAGCCCACGAGATAGCAAATCACCCGGACAGACTTAAAACTCCCCTAAAAAGAATTGGAGAGCGTGGCCAAAACAAATGGACAGAGATTTCCTGGGATGACGCGTTAGATGAAATATCAGGGAAAGTCTCAGAGTTAAAAAGCACTTTCGGCCCTGAAACTATTGCTATTGGCCAGGGCACCGGTCGCCACCACTACATGCACGTGGTTCGCTTTGCTAACGCCCTTGGCACCCCTAACTGGTATGAGCCAGGGCTTGCGCAGTGTTTTATTCCGCGGATAACGGTGAGCCATCTGACCTATGGCGGCTTTGTCGTTGGGGATTACTATGGCAGCGTTAAGCCAAAGTGTATCCTGTTCTGGGCACATAACCCGCTTGTAACAAGCGCTGACGGAGAGCTTGCTCCGGCTGTCATGAGGGCTCTGCACGGTGAGTGTGAAACCATTTCGGTTGACCCAAGAAGGACAGAAACAGGGAAAAGGTGTAAACTCTGGCTACCATTAAGACCCGGCACAGACGCTGCCCTTGCTCTTGCCATGATTAACCACATAATGAAACAGAATCTTTATGACAGCGATTTTATTGAGCAGTGCACTGTTGGTTTTAGTGAGCTTAAAGACCACGTGTCTAAGTACACAACTGCGTGGGCTCAGGGGATAACTCAGGTAGCGGCTAAAGACATAGAGAAAGCGGCAGAGATTTATGCCTCTGTAAAACCTGGCATTTTAGATTGGGGCTTAGGCTTAGAGCAAAACTCTAACTCTCTTCAAACAGTACGCGCCGTTGCAATTTTACGGGCAATTACCGGTAATCTTGATGTCCCCGGCGGTGATATTTTAGGAATGAATATACTTAAGAACTATCCCGTGTTAAAAGATAAACTTCCAGCCGAGTCTTCGCAAAAAAGGATTGGCGCTGAGGAATTTAAACTATTAAGCGGCTGGCGTGCCTACATGCCATCGGCTCACATCCCCGGGCTTTTTAAGGCTATTGATGAGGGGATTCCCTACCGGGTGAGAGCGCTTCTGTTATTTGGTAACAATCCGCTTCTTACCGTGTCAAATCCAAAAAGGACTTTATCGGCGCTTAGAAAACTTGACCTGCTTGTAGCCACAGATTTATTTATGACTCCGTCTGCACTTCAGGCAGATTATGTGCTGCCGGCTGCTTTTTGGCCTGAAATTAATCATCTTATGGGAATACCGCTTGTTGTTGAAAATTATGTCTATGCTCAGCGCGCTCTGACATCATACTACAGTGCACGGCAGGATGAGTGGATAATAGATGAGCTCTCTAAACGCCTGTCGCTGCCCTCTCAGGATATGTCTTACATGGACATATTTAACCATCAGCTTGGCAATATTGGAACAGGGTTTGAAGAGCTTGCTAAAAAAGGGTCACATTGTCCGCCGCATGAGTATTATAAGTACAAGACAAAAGGGTTTCGTACGCCCTCAAAAAAAGTTGAGCTCTATAGTTCAGTGTTAAAGCGGATGGGCTATGCTCCTCTTCCCGATTATGTGGAACCTCCGGAAAGTCCTGTTAGCACTCCGGAGCTATTAAATGACTACCCATATGTGTTAATAACCGGCGGCAGATGCCGTGAGTTTTTCCACAGTGAGCACAGACAAATAAAGGGACTAAGAGAGCGCCATCCTGACCCGCTGGTTGAGTTGCATCCGGAAACCGCTAAGGCAGCCGGAGTGGCAGATGGTGATCGGGTGACAGTGTCGAGCCCCCGCGGAGAAATCCGCATGACAGCAAAAGTTACTGTGGATATTGCTCCCAAAGTTATAAGTGTGGAGCATGGCTGGTGGTTTCCTGAGGATATTTCTACCGCATCTGCCCCCGATGAGGACTCCTTGTTTCGCTCCAATGCCAATGTGTTAACGTCAGATACTCCCCCCTATGACCCTGCCTTTGGTTCTTACCGGTTAAGAGGGTTGTTGTGCAGCATTAAAAAGACGTAA
- a CDS encoding response regulator, which produces MGRVLYSREQAKELVLVEKKVLVIEDFKEFRDYLRRSLLGLGAKLVETTEDGAEAVNKVSHKHYDIILCDYNLGDGKKDGQQVFEELKYNNKVGFSTIFIMITAENTINMVMSMMDFHPDGYLIKPFTSASLVQRIKAVDEKKKMFADIDEAISRRDYSRALVLCDKLMEKYPKQLLDILKVKGEVNMLKPDYTEAEKVYLQVLNMYRVLWAVYNLGKVYYFTERFIEARDTFKGLIIENDLFIPAYDWLAKSLERLGDTRGAQGTLEEAVHQSPKAILRQRALGNIAFKNKDLNKAETSLRTAVKLGKTSLFKDASDYTQLAKVLVKKSNAGKALDMVSEVRADFPGNDEVLLQAILIEGHIYSESEQQEKAVESLKQAEEIYTKLDGRVSPDVAIEIAQSFIAAGEKDKGMEMMKSVVRNNHSDDGVLSQVQETFKDLGMGEEGLAFVADTKAEIISINNKGVDLINKGMFIEAIDLFEKAADGMTSNFVINLNALRATLGYMQKKGRDDKYLFKCEKFITRINGIDPENMKFQQLQDIYNTLLHKKES; this is translated from the coding sequence ATGGGAAGAGTATTATACAGCAGAGAACAGGCAAAAGAGCTTGTCCTGGTAGAGAAAAAAGTTCTTGTAATTGAGGATTTCAAGGAATTCAGGGACTATTTAAGAAGAAGCCTGCTTGGGCTTGGTGCTAAGCTTGTTGAAACAACCGAGGATGGAGCCGAAGCCGTCAATAAAGTTTCCCACAAACACTATGATATAATCCTCTGTGACTATAATCTGGGCGATGGTAAGAAAGATGGCCAACAAGTGTTTGAAGAGTTAAAATACAATAATAAAGTCGGTTTTTCCACAATATTTATAATGATAACGGCTGAAAACACAATTAATATGGTTATGAGTATGATGGACTTTCATCCGGACGGATATCTGATAAAACCCTTTACAAGCGCCTCCCTTGTGCAGCGGATAAAAGCCGTGGATGAGAAGAAAAAGATGTTTGCCGATATAGATGAGGCAATATCCCGCAGGGATTATTCCAGGGCGCTCGTTTTATGTGATAAGTTAATGGAGAAATATCCTAAGCAGCTTTTAGATATCTTAAAGGTAAAGGGCGAGGTCAATATGCTGAAGCCTGATTACACTGAGGCAGAAAAGGTTTATCTGCAGGTGTTGAATATGTACAGAGTGCTATGGGCAGTGTATAATCTAGGAAAGGTGTACTACTTTACAGAAAGATTCATCGAGGCCCGTGACACGTTTAAAGGACTCATTATTGAAAATGACCTGTTTATACCTGCTTATGACTGGCTTGCTAAGTCACTTGAGCGGTTGGGTGACACAAGGGGCGCTCAGGGAACCTTAGAAGAGGCAGTGCATCAGTCACCTAAGGCAATACTCAGGCAAAGGGCACTGGGCAACATTGCTTTTAAAAATAAAGACCTCAATAAAGCAGAGACATCATTAAGAACTGCCGTTAAGCTTGGGAAAACATCTCTCTTTAAGGATGCCTCTGATTACACACAGCTTGCAAAGGTTTTAGTTAAGAAGAGTAATGCAGGTAAAGCCCTCGATATGGTCAGCGAGGTGCGGGCGGACTTTCCCGGCAATGACGAGGTTCTGCTTCAGGCGATTCTTATAGAAGGCCATATTTACTCTGAATCTGAGCAACAGGAAAAGGCTGTGGAGTCATTAAAACAGGCTGAAGAAATATACACTAAGCTTGATGGCAGAGTTTCTCCTGATGTTGCCATTGAGATAGCCCAGTCTTTTATTGCGGCAGGCGAAAAAGACAAAGGCATGGAAATGATGAAAAGTGTCGTTAGAAACAACCACTCCGATGATGGCGTGCTCAGTCAGGTACAGGAAACTTTTAAGGATTTGGGTATGGGTGAGGAGGGACTTGCCTTTGTAGCAGACACTAAGGCTGAAATCATAAGTATCAACAACAAGGGCGTTGATTTGATTAATAAGGGCATGTTCATAGAAGCTATCGATCTGTTTGAAAAGGCTGCTGATGGGATGACTTCAAATTTCGTCATAAATCTAAATGCTCTGAGAGCTACGCTTGGGTATATGCAGAAAAAGGGACGGGATGACAAATATTTGTTTAAATGCGAGAAATTCATCACCCGAATAAATGGAATAGACCCTGAGAATATGAAATTCCAACAGCTTCAGGATATATATAACACGCTCTTGCATAAGAAAGAAAGCTGA
- a CDS encoding glycosyltransferase family 2 protein, with translation METVSFVIPHWNHAELLMQCLKSIEKSVGTFQKEIIVVDNASTDGSQERVQAEFKEITWIRNDTNLGYAKATNQGVNASSGQYIFLLNNDVALYPDTTEKLVNFLKISLWAGAVAPLLYYPDGQLQISCRRFPSVASIVLEKVGIEELGGFKKWKLTHKQHLQTEEVPQPMASALLVRRNCWQQVGELDEKRFPIFFNDVDWCYRLYKNTDYKIGLCKDAAAIHHEGASVKKLGYRKKIFFYKGLIHFFIKAAASAIKNLKK, from the coding sequence ATGGAAACCGTATCGTTTGTCATACCTCACTGGAACCACGCAGAGCTCCTCATGCAATGTCTTAAGTCCATAGAGAAATCAGTTGGAACATTTCAAAAAGAGATAATTGTAGTTGATAACGCCTCAACAGATGGTAGCCAGGAGAGGGTACAAGCAGAGTTTAAGGAAATCACCTGGATTAGAAACGATACTAATTTAGGATATGCTAAGGCCACTAACCAGGGGGTCAACGCATCTTCCGGTCAGTATATATTTCTGTTAAACAACGATGTGGCGCTATATCCTGATACAACTGAAAAGTTAGTTAACTTCTTGAAGATTTCGCTATGGGCGGGAGCTGTTGCCCCTCTTTTGTACTATCCTGACGGGCAACTTCAGATTTCCTGCAGAAGGTTTCCCTCAGTTGCTTCTATTGTTTTAGAGAAAGTTGGGATAGAGGAGCTTGGAGGATTTAAAAAGTGGAAACTCACCCACAAGCAACATCTGCAAACGGAGGAGGTGCCGCAGCCTATGGCATCTGCCCTTTTGGTAAGGCGCAACTGCTGGCAACAGGTTGGAGAGCTGGATGAAAAACGATTTCCAATTTTCTTTAACGATGTTGACTGGTGCTACAGGCTTTATAAAAACACAGATTATAAAATCGGGCTCTGTAAAGATGCAGCAGCAATTCACCATGAGGGCGCTTCTGTAAAAAAATTAGGCTACCGGAAAAAAATCTTTTTCTATAAGGGGCTTATCCATTTTTTTATTAAAGCAGCAGCTTCAGCGATCAAGAATCTGAAAAAGTAA
- a CDS encoding polysaccharide export protein codes for MTKISEFTAKMLLLLIFIFLLFSCSTPSKSSKFSAYNSLSDNTSLDAQLQKEPEFTLGPGDIFSVKVHRHDDLTISSIRVRVDGKFSFPLIGDVDVRGKTVKTLETEMADRLKEYIVNPMVMVNPTTLSSHKVIVAGEVTTPGVVTMEENMTLLQAIVKCGGFGTNANKSGVVVVREGETATFDIKKAFKGDMTQNIYLRSNDIVFVPTTFMADVVTSLTRVSSILGFIVSAESGIILTPDVLDIIKHGKKSSSTGFSISN; via the coding sequence ATGACGAAAATATCAGAGTTTACGGCTAAAATGCTTCTGCTTCTTATTTTTATTTTTTTACTTTTCAGCTGTTCAACCCCCTCAAAATCATCCAAATTTAGTGCGTATAACAGCCTCAGCGATAACACTTCGCTTGATGCTCAACTGCAGAAAGAGCCGGAGTTTACTCTGGGTCCTGGCGACATTTTCTCTGTCAAAGTCCACAGACATGACGACCTTACAATAAGCAGCATACGGGTACGCGTAGATGGCAAGTTCAGCTTTCCTCTCATTGGGGATGTGGATGTCAGGGGTAAAACCGTAAAAACCCTTGAAACTGAGATGGCAGACCGGCTTAAGGAATATATAGTAAATCCAATGGTAATGGTCAATCCAACTACTCTTTCAAGCCATAAGGTGATTGTTGCAGGCGAGGTTACCACTCCCGGTGTGGTTACGATGGAGGAGAACATGACATTGCTTCAGGCGATAGTTAAATGTGGCGGGTTTGGTACGAATGCTAATAAATCCGGTGTTGTAGTGGTAAGAGAAGGTGAGACTGCCACCTTTGACATAAAAAAAGCATTTAAAGGTGATATGACTCAAAATATTTACCTGAGGTCTAACGATATTGTATTTGTGCCGACTACGTTTATGGCTGACGTAGTAACCAGCCTGACCAGAGTATCAAGCATTTTGGGTTTTATAGTTTCGGCTGAAAGCGGAATTATCCTGACCCCCGATGTTTTAGACATTATAAAGCATGGAAAGAAAAGTTCAAGTACCGGATTTTCGATTTCAAATTAA
- a CDS encoding DUF2344 domain-containing protein: MDFLNLSKFRRPGRYIGNEVNITKKRGLVRFALCFPDLYDIGMSNLGLKILYKIINDIPYASAERAFSPWIDLEEYLKREGIPLMTLETATPLNKFDAVGFTLQYELSYPTVLNMLSMANIPIKAGQRNHTHPIVIAGGPCTVNPAPVAGFFDAFAIGDAEDSIKEITEAIYLHKSEGDGKRESILKALSEIEGVYVPGYSSKPVKRRYILNLNDSPYPCAFPVPFTEVVHDRINIEIARGCSCSCRFCQAGMIYRPVRERDPETIMRLAAESVAATGYDEVSFTSLNSGDYSNLPYLLKLFNRKFKDKNISFSLPSLRVSSVTEDVIREIKVVKKSGFTIAPEAATSRLRLVINKDFGQEDFERTLYSIFKGGWLNLKMYFLTGLPTETDQDIEAIPGMAAEAMKIARKHTGRSVNISVAVSPFVPKAHTPFQWCGQIPMDEINRKNSYLKRALSRKGLKYKGHDERMALLEAVIARGDESVSPLIEAAWNSGARLDAWTEVFDFNNWANAAEKTGLDLNALAEKSIKPGQPTPWSIIDTQVTDDYLNKEYEKALSSEKTVDCKLTCNACGVKCKSGQFLSDVKPAEISDRTPDSFKTRYNPVKVRIVFSKTGNMKYLSHLELLTTILKSLRRAQVPLVYSKGFNPSPNVAFSPALGVGVSGEREFFDMEVTPPFNLNRFRDIIAQNMPLPIADMFFIPLNTQSLCKFITAYRYEIKNIGCSTEDIQSRINTEENRWILPILVRFDIINGNLEVLLKDTDKAMVKLSACVKALTGKELEDVDVSRKAMYGWQSDWVEPTQQVQG; the protein is encoded by the coding sequence GTGGATTTTTTGAACCTTTCAAAATTCCGAAGGCCAGGCAGATACATTGGCAATGAGGTAAATATAACAAAAAAAAGAGGGCTTGTCAGATTTGCCCTGTGTTTTCCTGATCTTTATGATATAGGTATGTCTAATCTGGGGCTAAAAATCCTCTATAAAATCATAAACGACATTCCCTACGCCTCAGCCGAAAGAGCTTTCAGCCCGTGGATTGACCTTGAGGAATACCTGAAACGAGAGGGCATTCCTCTTATGACTTTAGAAACTGCCACCCCGCTCAATAAATTTGATGCCGTAGGATTTACACTTCAGTACGAGTTGTCGTATCCCACAGTCCTTAATATGCTCTCTATGGCCAATATCCCAATAAAAGCCGGGCAACGTAACCACACACACCCAATTGTGATAGCCGGAGGCCCGTGCACTGTTAATCCGGCGCCGGTTGCCGGATTTTTTGACGCATTCGCTATTGGAGATGCCGAGGATTCAATAAAGGAAATCACCGAGGCAATTTATCTCCATAAATCAGAAGGAGATGGCAAACGTGAGAGTATCCTTAAGGCGCTCTCTGAAATAGAAGGAGTTTATGTGCCCGGGTACTCATCAAAACCTGTTAAGAGAAGATACATCCTCAATCTTAACGACTCCCCGTATCCGTGTGCATTCCCCGTTCCATTCACTGAAGTCGTCCATGACAGGATAAACATAGAGATCGCAAGGGGTTGTAGTTGCAGCTGCAGATTTTGTCAGGCCGGTATGATTTATCGTCCGGTTAGGGAACGTGACCCTGAAACAATTATGAGGCTTGCTGCTGAATCTGTTGCTGCAACAGGCTATGACGAGGTGTCCTTTACCTCTCTGAACTCAGGAGATTATTCAAATCTGCCCTATCTGCTTAAACTTTTTAACCGTAAGTTTAAAGACAAAAATATTTCGTTTTCATTACCATCCCTTAGAGTAAGCTCTGTAACAGAGGATGTCATAAGGGAAATCAAGGTGGTGAAAAAATCTGGCTTTACGATAGCCCCTGAGGCAGCCACCTCAAGGCTAAGGCTTGTGATTAATAAGGATTTTGGGCAGGAGGATTTTGAACGCACCCTGTACTCCATATTTAAGGGTGGTTGGCTTAACCTTAAAATGTACTTTCTCACAGGACTTCCCACAGAGACCGATCAAGACATAGAGGCAATCCCAGGGATGGCTGCAGAGGCTATGAAAATTGCCAGAAAACACACCGGACGCTCTGTAAACATTAGTGTTGCAGTGTCGCCCTTTGTACCCAAAGCTCATACGCCGTTTCAGTGGTGCGGGCAAATTCCAATGGATGAAATAAACAGAAAAAACAGTTACTTAAAACGGGCACTTTCCCGAAAAGGGCTCAAATACAAAGGGCATGATGAAAGAATGGCACTTCTTGAAGCAGTCATTGCACGCGGAGATGAATCGGTCTCCCCGCTTATTGAGGCAGCCTGGAATAGCGGCGCAAGACTCGATGCGTGGACGGAGGTTTTTGATTTCAATAACTGGGCTAATGCTGCCGAAAAAACAGGACTCGATTTAAATGCTCTTGCTGAAAAATCCATAAAGCCAGGGCAGCCCACTCCGTGGAGCATAATTGATACCCAGGTAACGGATGATTATCTAAACAAAGAATACGAAAAGGCTCTCTCAAGTGAAAAAACTGTGGACTGTAAACTTACTTGCAACGCCTGCGGAGTGAAATGTAAAAGCGGCCAGTTCCTCTCTGATGTCAAACCCGCCGAAATATCTGACAGAACACCTGATTCATTCAAAACCCGGTATAATCCGGTAAAAGTGCGGATAGTGTTTTCTAAGACAGGAAACATGAAATACCTCTCACATCTTGAGCTCCTGACCACCATACTGAAATCTCTGCGCAGGGCTCAGGTTCCTCTTGTTTATTCAAAGGGGTTTAATCCCTCCCCTAATGTGGCCTTTTCGCCGGCGCTTGGCGTAGGAGTGTCCGGGGAGCGGGAGTTTTTTGATATGGAGGTTACACCTCCTTTTAATTTAAACCGTTTTAGAGACATTATAGCTCAAAACATGCCTCTTCCTATAGCAGATATGTTTTTTATCCCTCTAAACACACAGTCTCTCTGTAAGTTTATAACAGCCTACAGGTATGAGATTAAAAACATCGGCTGCAGTACTGAAGACATACAAAGCCGGATAAACACAGAGGAAAACAGGTGGATTTTACCTATACTGGTACGATTTGATATAATTAATGGTAACCTTGAAGTGCTGCTAAAAGACACAGACAAGGCGATGGTGAAATTATCAGCTTGTGTAAAAGCATTGACAGGTAAGGAGTTAGAAGATGTGGATGTATCAAGAAAGGCTATGTACGGCTGGCAAAGTGACTGGGTTGAACCCACTCAACAAGTGCAGGGTTAA
- a CDS encoding dodecin domain-containing protein, whose amino-acid sequence MVSKIITLVGVSPKSWEEATTNVIKEAQKTLRGITRIMVTEFDVKMKDENVDVFRVKAEVAFKVEHV is encoded by the coding sequence ATGGTTTCTAAAATTATCACATTAGTGGGAGTGTCCCCCAAAAGCTGGGAGGAGGCAACAACGAATGTAATCAAAGAAGCTCAAAAAACCCTAAGAGGCATCACACGTATTATGGTTACTGAGTTCGATGTTAAAATGAAGGATGAGAATGTTGATGTCTTCAGAGTAAAAGCGGAGGTTGCGTTTAAGGTAGAGCATGTGTGA